In the genome of Mytilus edulis chromosome 3, xbMytEdul2.2, whole genome shotgun sequence, one region contains:
- the LOC139517208 gene encoding uncharacterized protein, translating to MYRFCFLLICWTSGISLSTGSDCSCLINKECVKYVLENPPSSFLNCSNLTHFEQFHQSRRTCNSSERYHCAWDLQEKEYGEICAKPIAIYPGFRPTREGGLNQGHCRMERYQPFFIESNITFQCIYAKSACIEEGQKIYSNGSIYEDRSCFCDFENGYALVNKTSTHCVPSKEDCTCYKMVCPDKTDLLDKAYKCRRSLIAREKRNIGSNRTIPTMTLQHMTNERYNNIRYNTVVNTSNKEANISIVIICLFCGIVYVVILLVYPVLLDSEKIVIVQEDGDTKIECTVKGPALLKSVEWFKDGTRLTDIDYSTSRDLPNLTLFIKDAQKKDEGIFKCVVRNFVFISKERKIRLKTFPSPTVLEEWNIKENKIVETDAMVNVREIFKASNCVTIIGRSGSGKSTVLRHIALEYHNNEKYEVYPAFSPEDIKLQFDSSKKQIFVFDDVFGKYAVNFLKVDEWVFLMHDVKSYLDHGNLKIMFSSRSHIAEHTQFQRLKYLSSVTCNIQNFPLSSMKKEEIARMYLRDHDVDIIKDIKAEDSNYTDLFPLLCETLSKLLEMDENVKIEEFFKMPFVVLQDVFQQKKTYDKEWYALLSLFVVCNNVLEKQTFKTKHLKDKCRIISHYCGTRNFSEDNIRSSFIKLQKYFTKVSGHKYKIFHDKIFDAVVSFYGKDLFGVILDIAHSDIIRDRFHLQSMQEHCDIEFIIPVPKEKEEQYFKRLFVDTNREILNNEITFTAFANRQLQYKVYRDKFISYCTQNDELKKHILLLSYKATSPLLEIAAQGYEDILQMLIDLKLNVNVFDGKGDTPLHKAAAFGHIGQVRLLLKNKADPNHLNKSAESPLFKAVEEGHINVAEELLKKNVQVNLKNSAGETPLYAASREGLVEMTQLLLKYEADPKTFDVYIGSPLHISAKHNFTKIIELLLKEGADPNLSTNHIESPLYIASLNGKSEAVEFLIQHEADPNKCGKDGRSPLCKAAWNGCKKAVEILLKYKADPNKISEYSESPLYKAARCGHLDIVVMLIENGANVDQSCKDGRTPLYKAAWQDKHEIVQVLLKNGANPNLWSKYFGTPLYRASKEGHTKTVKLLLQSRHTGVNLQSKDGETALFAASKFGYQDIIKMLVAKGADLNIKNDDDKTPMDAALEMEQSETKALLDELSKGRQCSDR from the exons ATGTACAGATTTTGCTTTCTTTTG atttgttggACTTCAGGAATTTCACTTTCCACCGGCAGTGACTGTTCCTGTCTGATAAACAAAGAATGTGTTAAGTATGTACTTGAAAATCCTCCATCATCGTTTTTGAACTGCAGTAACTTAACTCATTTTGAGCAATTTCACCAAAGTCGTAGAACATGTAACAGTTCGGAGAGGTATCATTGTGCTTGGGATCTACAAGAAAAAGAATATGGAGAAATTTGTGCAAAGCCTATAGCCATTTATCCAG GATTTAGACCAACAAGGGAAGGTGGACTGAATCAAGGTCACTGTAGGATGGAAAGATATCAACCATTCTTCATAGAGTCGAACATAACCTTCCAATGTATCTATGCGAAATCTGCATGCATTGAAGAAGGTCAAAAAATATATAGCAATGGTTCAATATATGAGGACAGATCCTGTTTCTGCGATTTTGAAAATGGATATGCATTAGTGAATAAAACATCAACACATTGTGTTCCATCAAAAGAAGACTGCACTTGTTATAAAATGGTTTGTCCTGACAAAACGGACCTTTTAGACAAAG CTTACAAGTGTCGAAGAAGTTTGATAGCAAGAGAAAAGCGCAACATTGGCTCTAACAG GACAATACCAACAATGACGTTGCAACATATGACCAATGAAAGATACAATAATATAAGATACAACACAGTTGTAAATACAA GTAACAAAGAGGCTAACATTTCTATCGTTATTATCTGTTTGTTCTGTGGAATTGTTTATG TTGTCATCTTACTTGTAT ATCCAGTATTGCTTGATTCCGAGAAAATTGTGATAGTACAAGAGGATGGTGACACAAAAATAGAATGTACAGTAAAAGGACCAGCCCTACTAAAATCTGTCGAGTGGTTCAAAGACGGAACAAGACTGACAGATATAGACTATTCTACTTCTCGTGATTTACCTAACCTCACGTTGTTTATAAAAGATGCACAGAAAAAAGACGAAGGCATCTTCAAATGTGTGGTtagaaattttgttttcatttcgaAGGAACGCAAGATAAGATTAAAGACATTTCCTT CACCCACTGTTTTAGAGGAATGGAATATTAAAGAAAACAAGATTGTAGAAACTGATGCTATGGTGAATGTTAGGGAAATTTTTAAAGCATCAAATTGTGTCACAATAATAGGTCGTTCGGGCAGTGGGAAATCGACAGTTTTACGACACATAGCACTTGAATATCATAACAACGAAAAGTATGAAGTGTACCCCGCCTTTTCACCAGAAGATATAAAGTTACAATTTGACAgttcaaaaaaacaaatttttgtttttgacgATGTGTTTGGTAAATATGCTGTTAATTTTCTTAAAGTAGACGAATGGGTTTTCTTAATGCATGATGTGAAATCATATCTTGATCATGGAAATTTGAAAATTATGTTCTCAAGTCGATCTCATATAGCCGAACACACGCAATTTCAGAGGCTGAAATATTTATCTTCGGTAACTTGTAACATACAAAATTTCCCGTTAAGTTCCATGAAAAAGGAAGAAATTGCACGGATGTACCTAAGAGATCATGATGTTGATATAATCAAGGACATAAAGGCAGAAGATTCAAATTACACTGACCTTTTCCCTTTGTTATGTGAAACATTGAGCAAGTTGTTAGAAATGGATGAAAATGTGAAGATAGAAGAATTTTTCAAGATGCCTTTTGTAGTTCTCCAGGATGtgtttcaacaaaaaaaaacgtaCGACAAAGAATGGTATGCTCTTTTGTCTCTTTTCGTTGTTTGCAACaatgttttagaaaaacaaacattcaaaacCAAACATCTTAAGGACAAATGTAGGATAATTTCGCATTATTGTGGAACAAGAAACTTTTCTGAGGATAATATTCGGTCCAGTTTTATCAAATTACAGAAGTATTTCACAAAAGTATCCgggcataaatacaaaatatttcatgataaaatatttgatgCCGTTGTATCATTTTATGGAAAAGatctgtttggtgtaattttagATATAGCACATAGTGATATAATTCGAGACAGATTTCATTTACAATCCATGCAAGAACACTGTGATATCGAATTTATCATCCCGGTGCCTAAGGAAAAAGAGGAACAATATTTTAAGAGACTATTTGTGGATACAAACAGAGAGATATTAAACAATGAAATAACATTCACTGCTTTTGCAAACAGACAATTGCAATACAAGGTATACCGTGACAAATTTATTAGTTATTGCACTCAGAATGATGAATTAAAGAAACACATTTTACTTCTTTCATACAAAGCAACATCGCCATTACTTGAAATTGCGGCCCAGGGCTATGAAGacattttacaaatgttaattgaTCTGAAATTAAATGTTAATGTTTTTGACGGAAAGGGAGACACACCTCTTCATAAAGCAGCAGCATTTGGTCATATTGGGCAGGTTCGACTACTTCTTAAAAATAAAGCAGATCCAAATCATCTTAATAAAAGTGCAGAATCGCCTTTGTTTAAAGCAGTTGAGGAGGGTCATATAAATGTAGCCGAGGAACTACTGAAAAAGAATGttcaagtaaatttgaaaaatagtgCTGGAGAAACTCCACTTTATGCTGCTTCTCGAGAGGGACTTGTCGAAATGACTCAATTGCTATTGAAATATGAAGCAGACCCAAAAACTTTTGACGTATATATTGGATCACCTTTGCATATTTCTGCAAAACACAACTTTACTAAAATCATAGAGTTACTATTGAAGGAGGGTGCTGACCCAAATCTTAGCACAAATCATATAGAATCACCATTATACATTGCATCTCTCAATGGCAAATCTGAAGCAGTAGAATTCTTAATACAACATGAAGCGGATCCTAATAAATGTGGTAAAGATGGAAGATCCCCATTATGTAAGGCTGCATGGAATGGCTGTAAAAAGGCTGTAGAAATATTGTTGAAATACAAGGCAGATCCAAATAAAATAAGCGAATACAGCGAGTCTCCACTTTACAAAGCAGCACGTTGTGGTCATTTAGATATTGTGGTGATGTTGATTGAGAACGGAGCTAATGTAGATCAATCATGTAAAGATGGAAGAACTCCCCTTTATAAAGCAGCTTGGCAAGACAAGCATGAGATTGTACAGGTACTATTGAAAAATGGAGCCAATCCTAATTTATGGAGTAAGTACTTTGGAACACCATTGTATAGGGCATCTAAAGAAGGCCATACAAAGACAGTTAAATTACTGCTTCAAAGCAGACATACTGGTGTAAATCTCCAAAGTAAAGATGGCGAAACAGCACTTTTTGCAGCATCGAAATTTGGATATCAAGACATCATAAAAATGTTAGTTGCTAAGGGAGctgatttgaatattaaaaacgATGATGACAAAACTCCAATGGACGCTGCCCTTGAAATGGAACAGTCAGAAACAAAGGCACTATTGGATGAACTATCAAAAGGACGACAATGCAGTGATCGATGA